From one Musa acuminata AAA Group cultivar baxijiao chromosome BXJ2-6, Cavendish_Baxijiao_AAA, whole genome shotgun sequence genomic stretch:
- the LOC135586399 gene encoding uncharacterized protein LOC135586399: MSTVAVEDAIEEHGTSIDKEKRRVRCKYCGKEVNGFNRLKHHLAAVGSDVTSCIEVPAVVKTQMRDALLGKKKERLLKEVGRIEHPELPLKRNFSPASSKQRCCQLKLTPGINSVNSSGPTEINVGESSSINNFCPKQSLVKGVNTLEPHSAETVNWCSPSPFITENMYRIVKEEVKDESAWHAARCIGRFFFEAGIDTANVKLPSFQGMMDAVIGCGSGYKVPTYDELKGTILHEEVKEVLKHVEDVKQSWGRTGCSILLDGWTDPRGRSLISFLVNCPLGTIFLRSVDASDAVDDVDTLFLLICNVIEEVGVKYVVQVVAHDTSDCIEAAGKKIMEKYRSIFWTLSADYCINIIFEKIEAQDYVKKVLSDAKAITKFIYSNALALKLLRKHVRGGDLVRTSNLKSVTPFITLQNMVSERENLVYMFNSPTWTTSDLASKIKGKSIYKLVKDSSFWVAAVDVLKITNPLLDILHQIRGTDRSPMGSLYDSIDRAKEKIKRNLGHEEARYDPIWTLVDDIWDNHLHSPLHSAGYFLNPSLFYSSDFYIDAEVTNGILYCIVKMTVDQQDQELIVLQLDEYREAKGVFSGDAAVDQRSKISPDIWWSMHGGQCPELQKFAVKILSQACSGAWRYMLRKDLSEQLHAEGRNCMEQQRSRNLEFVHYNRRLWHSPSSLKQEIELGHDDLKPLEEWIVDRN, from the exons ATGAGTACAGTGGCTGTTGAAGATGCAATTGAGGAACATGGAACTTCTATTgacaaggagaagaggagagtCCGATGCAAGTACTGCGGAAAGGAGGTGAATGGCTTTAACCGTCTCAAGCACCACCTGGCTGCTGTTGGGAGTGatgtgacttcatgcattgaagttCCAGCCGTGGTCAAAACTCAGATGAGGGATGCTTTGCTtgggaagaagaaagaaaggctGCTGAAGGAGGTTGGAAGAATAGAACATCCTGAACTTCCTTTGAAAAGGAACTTTTCTCCTGCATCAAGCAAACAGAGATGTTGCCAACTCAAACTAACCCCTGGTATTAATTCAGTTAATAGCTCTGGACCAACAGAGATCAATGTGGGAGAGAGCTCTAGCATAAATAATTTTTGTCCTAAACAGTCCCTGGTGAAGGGAGTGAACACTTTAGAGCCTCACTCAGCTGAAACTGTAAATTGGTGCAGCCCCAGTCCATTCATTACAGAAAACATGTACAGGATAGTCAAGGAAGAAGTGAAGGATGAATCAGCATGGCATGCAGCAAGGTGTATTGGTAGGTTCTTCTTTGAGGCTGGCATTGATACTGCCAATGTCAAGTTACCTTCTTTTCAGGGAATGATGGATGCTGTTATTGGTTGTGGGTCTGGATACAAGGTACCAACCTATGATGAATTGAAGGGAACAATCCTACATGAAGAGGTAAAAGAAGTTCTTAAGCATGTGGAGGATGTGAAGCAATCTTGGGGCCGAACTGGTTGTAGCATCTTGCTAGATGGTTGGACTGATCCAAGGGGCAGGAGCCTCATAAGTTTTCTAGTGAATTGCCCCCTAGGCACCATATTTTTGAGATCTGTAGATGCATCTGATGCTGTTGATGATGTTGACACACTATTCTTATTAATTTGTAATGTCATTGAGGAGGTAGGTGTTAAGTATGTTGTTCAAGTTGTTGCTCATGACACATCAGACTGCATTGAGGCTGCAGGAAAAAAGATAATGGAGAAATACCGATCTATATTTTGGACGTTATCTGCAGATTATTGTATAAATATCATTTTTGAGAAAATTGAAGCTCAAGATTATGTCAAGAAAGTACTGAGTGATGCTAAGGCCATTACAAAATTTATTTACAGCAATGCCTTAGCTCTAAAACTATTGAGAAAACACGTTCGTGGAGGTGATCTTGTCAGAACCTCCAACTTGAAATCGGTGACACCATTCATCACATTGCAAAACATGGTATCTGAAAGAGAGAATTTGGTCTACATGTTCAACTCTCCAACATGGACTACCTCAGATTTGGCTTCTAAAATAAAGGGCAAAAGCATTTATAAGTTGGTGAAAGATTCTTCGTTTTGGGTTGCTGCAGTTGATGTCTTGAAGATCACAAATCCACTACTTGACATTTTGCACCAGATCCGTGGAACAGATAGGTCTCCAATGGGTTCCTTATATGATTCCATTGATCGTGCGAAGGAAAAGATTAAAAGGAATTTGGGACATGAAGAGGCAAGATATGATCCTATATGGACTCTAGTAGATGATATATGGGACAACCATCTCCACAGCCCTCTTCATTCTGCTGGATACTTTTTGAACCCAAGTCTCTTCTATTCGAGTGATTTCTATATTGATGCTGAAGTCACTAATGGAATATTGTACTGCATTGTGAAAATGACTGTGGACCAACAGGACCAAGAGCTCATAGTTCTCCAACTTGATGAGTATAGAGAGGCTAAAGGTGTTTTTTCTGGGGATGCAGCAGTTGATCAAAGAAGTAAAATTTCACCAG ATATATGGTGGTCAATGCACGGAGGGCAATGCCCAGAACTACAAAAGTTCGCCGTCAAAATCCTAAGCCAGGCTTGCAGTGGTGCCTGGAGGTACATGCTAAGGAAGGATCTGTCGGAGCAGTTACATGCTGAGGGAAGGAACTGCATGGAACAGCAGAGGTCTCGTAATCTCGAGTTTGTCCATTACAACCGTCGCCTGTGGCATTCACCGTCCAGCTTGAAGCAGGAGATCGAGCTCGGCCATGATGACCTTAAGCCCTTGGAAGAATGGATTGTAGATAGAAACTGA
- the LOC135614021 gene encoding 4-coumarate--CoA ligase-like 1: MGDICIDGEEQFIFRSKYSSVSIPEHVTLPEFVLGDAEAYADKVAVVEASTGKSYTYREVVRETSRFAKALRLLGLRKGNVVVVALPNIALYPVVALGVMAAGGVFSGVNPLAMPAEIAKQVENSEAKFIVADKLAHDKVKDLGVPVILTGGDQVVGAVAWDDLLQATDRAGTSHHGEKVSPGDLCALPYSSGTTGCSKGVMLTHRNLVANLCSTLSCCGEEMVGQVTTLGLVPLFHIYGITGICCATLRSKGKVVAMDRFELRAFLHALIAHEVDFAPIVPAIMLAMVKSPITNEFHLDKLKLKSVMTAAAPLAPELRAAFEAKFPGVQVQEAYGLTEHSCITLTHGDPRKGHGIAKKNSVGFILPNIEVKFVDPNTGRSLPKNTPGEVCVRSQCVMKGYYKNKEETERTLDQEGWLHTGDIGYIDDDGDLFIVDRMKELIKYKGFQVAPAELEAILVCHPSVEDAAVFSLPDEEAGEIPAACVVMGRDAKESEDDIMGYVASSVSTYKRVRMLHFVDSIPKSASGKIMRRVLRDNMGTGTKPNLCDMIRAQVHRGEASLQTIFRV; the protein is encoded by the exons ATGGGAGACATATGCATCGATGGGGAGGAGCAGTTCATCTTTCGCAGCAAGTACTCGTCGGTCTCGATACCGGAACATGTGACACTGCCGGAGTTCGTTCTCGGCGACGCCGAGGCTTATGCTGACAAAGTGGCGGTGGTGGAGGCGTCCACTGGAAAGTCGTACACGTACCGGGAAGTGGTACGTGAGACAAGTAGGTTTGCCAAGGCCTTGAGGTTACTGGGCCTGAGGAAGGGGAATGTGGTGGTGGTGGCCCTCCCCAACATCGCCCTGTATCCGGTGGTCGCCCTCGGCGTTATGGCTGCCGGCGGAGTGTTCTCAGGAGTGAACCCTCTGGCTATGCCGGCTGAGATAGCGAAGCAAGTGGAGAACTCAGAAGCCAAGTTCATCGTTGCCGACAAGCTCGCTCATGACAAG GTGAAAGATCTTGGGGTACCGGTAATACTAACTGGAGGAGATCAGGTGGTGGGTGCCGTAGCATGGGATGATCTGCTTCAAGCGACGGACCGTGCAGGTACAAGCCACCATGGAGAGAAGGTGAGCCCAGGAGACCTGTGCGCCCTCCCGTACTCCTCAGGCACCACAGGTTGCTCCAAGGGCGTCATGCTGACCCACAGGAACCTGGTGGCCAACCTCTGCTCCACCCTCTCCTGTTGCGGGGAGGAGATGGTAGGCCAGGTGACGACGCTGGGCCTCGTGCCGCTGTTCCACATCTACGGGATCACCGGCATCTGCTGCGCCACCCTCAGGAGCAAGGGGAAGGTGGTGGCGATGGATCGCTTCGAGCTGCGGGCGTTCCTCCACGCGCTGATCGCCCACGAAGTGGACTTCGCGCCGATCGTCCCGGCCATCATGCTGGCGATGGTCAAGAGCCCAATCACGAACGAGTTCCATCTCGACAAGCTAAAGCTCAAGTCGGTGATGACGGCGGCCGCACCGCTTGCGCCGGAGTTGCGAGCTGCCTTTGAGGCGAAGTTCCCCGGCGTCCAAGTTCAGGAG GCATATGGGCTGACAGAGCATAGCTGCATCACACTAACTCATGGTGATCCAAGGAAAGGTCATGGCATTGCCAAGAAGAACTCTGTTGGCTTCATTCTTCCCAACATCGAGGTCAAGTTCGTCGACCCCAACACCGGTCGATCCCTCCCCAAGAACACACCAGGGGAAGTCTGTGTCAGAAGCCAATGTGTCATGAAAG GCTACTACAAGAACAAAGAAGAAACCGAGAGGACTTTGGATCAAGAAGGGTGGCTTCATACTGGTGACATCGGGTACATAGACGACGATGGTGATCTGTTCATCGTAGATCGCATGAAGGAGCTGATCAAGTACAAAGGATTCCAG GTGGCTCCAGCTGAGCTAGAAGCCATCCTCGTCTGCCATCCTTCAGTCGAAGACGCAGCTGTTTTCTC GTTGCCAGATGAAGAGGCAGGGGAGATCCCAGCAGCCTGTGTCGTCATGGGGAGAGACGCCAAGGAGAGTGAGGATGATATCATGGGCTATGTTGCCTCAAGTGTGTCAACATACAAGAGAGTAAGAATGCTGCACTTTGTGGACTCCATACCAAAGTCAGCCTCTGGGAAGATAATGAGAAGGGTTCTGAGGGACAACATG